A portion of the Acidobacteriota bacterium genome contains these proteins:
- a CDS encoding M20/M25/M40 family metallo-hydrolase — METERQASKALDRYREFLRLPNDAQEPDDLEPVLGWLTAEFSRRGFATSELATGRIPLLLAERETPGATKTLLVYLQADGQPVDPAAWDQESPWEPVLKEPEDDGSWRALPWPSLAGARQPDWRIFARSAADSKGPIVQFLTALDVLAAVGGGPSAHLKVIIDAEEELGSPRLAATVERERERLAANELVIFDGPPHPSGEPTLVFGARGIATVTLTAYGPRTPQHSGHYGNYVPNPAFRLARLLASLKDAEGRVTLPGFYDGVELTAADRAALTAVPDDPKTLHRKLGIGTPERVADTLQESIQYPSLNVRGLQAGWVGEQARTIIPATATAEIDVRLVVESDAVALLRSLRQHIEKQGFRVIDAEPTEEERLAHRPPLRWRSQISYGAFRTPLDSELGHRLQRALTGYHGREPIRLRTLGGSIPIAPFVTTLGVPAVAVPTVNPDNHQHSPNENLRLGDFLDGVGVIAAVLCEPWE; from the coding sequence ATGGAGACGGAACGACAGGCGTCCAAGGCTCTCGACCGCTATCGCGAGTTCCTGCGCCTTCCCAACGACGCCCAAGAGCCGGACGATCTAGAGCCTGTTCTCGGCTGGCTCACAGCCGAATTCTCCCGGCGCGGCTTTGCAACTTCCGAGCTGGCGACGGGGCGGATTCCGCTGCTGCTGGCGGAGCGCGAGACCCCCGGCGCTACGAAGACCCTGCTCGTCTACCTCCAGGCCGACGGCCAGCCGGTGGACCCCGCCGCCTGGGATCAAGAAAGCCCCTGGGAGCCGGTGCTCAAGGAGCCAGAGGACGACGGTTCGTGGCGCGCCCTCCCCTGGCCAAGCTTGGCCGGCGCGCGCCAACCGGACTGGCGGATCTTCGCCCGCTCGGCGGCGGATTCGAAGGGTCCGATCGTCCAGTTCCTGACCGCCCTGGACGTCCTCGCCGCCGTCGGCGGAGGACCTTCCGCCCACCTCAAGGTGATCATCGACGCGGAGGAGGAACTCGGCTCCCCGCGGCTGGCGGCGACGGTAGAGCGCGAGCGCGAACGCCTGGCGGCAAACGAGCTGGTGATCTTCGACGGACCGCCCCACCCTTCGGGCGAACCGACGCTGGTGTTCGGGGCGCGCGGCATTGCCACCGTCACCCTGACCGCCTACGGCCCACGGACGCCGCAGCACAGCGGTCACTACGGCAACTACGTGCCCAATCCGGCCTTCCGCCTAGCGCGGCTCCTCGCTTCCCTGAAAGATGCCGAGGGTCGGGTCACCCTCCCGGGGTTCTACGATGGCGTCGAGTTGACGGCGGCGGACCGCGCCGCCCTCACCGCCGTACCGGACGATCCGAAGACCTTGCACCGCAAACTCGGCATCGGGACTCCGGAGCGGGTGGCAGACACCCTCCAGGAGTCAATCCAGTATCCGTCCCTCAACGTCCGAGGCCTCCAAGCCGGCTGGGTCGGCGAGCAGGCGCGCACCATCATCCCGGCCACCGCCACGGCCGAGATCGACGTGCGGCTAGTGGTCGAGAGCGACGCCGTGGCCTTGCTCCGCTCCCTTCGCCAACACATCGAGAAACAGGGCTTCCGGGTGATCGATGCCGAACCCACGGAAGAGGAGCGTCTCGCCCACCGGCCGCCTCTCCGCTGGCGGTCGCAGATCTCCTACGGCGCCTTCCGCACCCCCCTCGATTCGGAGTTGGGCCACCGCCTCCAGCGCGCCCTCACCGGCTACCACGGCCGGGAACCCATCCGGCTACGCACCCTCGGCGGCTCGATTCCCATTGCGCCCTTCGTGACCACTCTGGGCGTGCCGGCGGTGGCCGTACCCACCGTCAATCCAGATAACCACCAGCACAGCCCGAACGAAAACCTGCGGCTGGGGGATTTCCTGGACGGCGTCGGGGTGATCGCGGCG